Proteins from a single region of Salifodinibacter halophilus:
- a CDS encoding phosphoribosylformylglycinamidine cyclo-ligase (catalyzes the formation of 1-(5-phosphoribosyl)-5-aminoimidazole from 2-(formamido)-N1-(5-phosphoribosyl)acetamidine and ATP in purine biosynthesis), translating into FDLSGKYREPVLVSGTDGVGTKLKLAQQLNRHDTIGIDLVGMCVNDVLVQGAEPLFFLDYFATGKLDVDTTVAVVGG; encoded by the coding sequence GTTCGACCTGTCGGGCAAGTACCGCGAGCCGGTGCTGGTCTCCGGCACCGACGGCGTCGGCACCAAGCTCAAGCTGGCCCAGCAGTTGAACCGCCACGACACCATCGGCATCGACCTGGTCGGCATGTGCGTCAACGACGTGCTGGTGCAGGGCGCCGAGCCGCTGTTCTTCCTCGACTACTTCGCCACCGGCAAGCTCGACGTGGACACCACGGTCGCGGTGGTCGGCGG